GGCGCTGTCCGAGATGGAGAACTCGGAGCTCATGGCGGAGACGCTCGGCGAGCACGTGTTCGACTTCTTCCTGCGCAACAAGCGGGCCGAGTGGAACGCCTATCGCAGCCACGTCACGCCTTACGAGCTTCGCACCCTGATGCCGATGCTGTGATCCGGTCGGGGAGTGCCGACCTCGAAGCCTCGACGGTAGGTTCAGGACTCGTGAACGACCCCCTGGACCACTCCGAATCGAACCAGTGGCCGTCCGCCGATCCCGAAGGGCTCGGTTCGGCGGACGAGTTCGTCGACGAGCCCGCCTGGCCCGCCGAACTGCCGGAGGACGAATCGACTCGGCCCGCCGATGACGGGAACGGGTTCCCCGCCCCGCACGGTTGCACGGTCGCCCGGCACGGTCAGCTCGCCGGGGCGCGGGTGCTGCGTGACTCGTTCCTGCGGTGCCACCCCGGCGGGCGGTTCACGATCCTGCTGCTGGACTTCGACACCGACCTCGAAGCCGACCTGCGGGAGGAGGTCAGCACCCCCGTCGACATCGGTATCGACGATGTCGAGTTCTCCCGGCTGGCCACGGCCTGCGGCGGCGAACCGCTCAACTCGGTCGTGCTCCCCGGCCTGCTCGCCCGCCTGCTGCGCTCCGAACCGCTCGTGCTGTATTTGTCGCCGGTGGTCCGGGTGTTCGGCTCGTTCGGGGAACCGCTCGCCGCGCTCGGCGACGAAGCGCCGTTGGGCCTCGCTCCCCGGGTGATTCGCCCGTTGCCCGCCGACGGGCTGCGTCCCGGGTCGAGGGACCTGGCCCGGGCGGGCTCGTTCGATCCGAACCTGCTCGCGGTAACTCACGGCGCGGAACGGGTGCTCGACGAGTGGGCACAGCGGGTGCGTGCCGAACCGGACGCCGCGGCCGAGTTCTTCGAGGGGCTGCCCGCCATGGTCGAACACCGGGTGCTGCGCGACCCGGGTGTGGGGCTGTCGGTGTACAACGCCGGGCAGCGCGAGCTCGAAACCTCCGACGGTGCGTACACAGTGGATGGTTATCCGCTGCGTACCGTCCACTTTGAGGGGTTCGAACCGCAGCGCCCCTGGTTGTTCTCCGCGGAGTACTCCGATCGCCCCCGGGTGCTGCTCTCCGAATCACCGCCGCTGGCGCAGTTGTGTGCCGGTTACCGAAACGCGCTCGTCTCGCGGGGAATGACGAGCGAACGCGCCTCGCCGTTCGACGAACTGCCCGACGGTACGGTGCTGCCGACTTCGCTGCGCGCCGCGTACCGGGCCCAGTGGCTGTCCGCCGAGTCCTCGGGCGAGCCCGTCGTGCCCAGTCCCTTCGAACCCGCCGGGCCGGAACGTGATCCGTTCGCCGAATTCCTGGAGTGGGCGGGCAGCCCCGCCGACGAGCAACAGCGCGCCGCGGGGTGCTCCCGGTGGGATTTCGCCCTGTGGCAGGACGACCAGGTGCTGCGGCGCGACTATCCACTCCCGTTGACCGACGACGCGGCCGCGTTCCGCGAGTGGTGCGCCGGGGTCGGGGTGGCCAGTGGGCGCGTGCCCGCCCGGTTGGCCCGGAGCAGGGGAACCGACGACTCCGAGATGACCGACCAACTGGGGGTCGCGGTCGTCGGTACCGGACGGCTCGCCGAACTGGTCCGGCTCGCCGTGCGCACCTCCGGCATCCCGAACTCGGACGACGCGCGCTATCCCGTCGTGCTGCGCTGCGATCCCTCGGTGCCCGTACCCGCCGGGCACCACCTCATCGACATCCGGCCGGACGGTGGGGCCGATCCGGCCGACACCACTCCCGCTTCCGGCGAACCCACCGAACTGTGGGCGCTCTCGCAGGCAGGCAGGCACGCGGCGCGCCACGTGGGAGTGCAGGCCCGCGTGCTCGCGCTGCCGTTCCCGGAGCGGGAGCCAACTGAGCCCGCCATTCGGCAGACCGCGCGGGAACGCCTCGGGATCGACCAGGAATTCGTCTTCGCCGCCTTCGCCGACCACGCCGAGGAACACCGCGCGAACGTGCTCGGCCTGGTGACCGCTTTCGGTGCCGCGTTCGGCAGCCGCACCGACGTGCGGCTGGTCGTGGCGGTCAGCGGTGCCGCGGAGCATCCCGAGGCGGCGGAACGCCTGCGGTTGGCCACCACCACCGACCACCGGATCCTGTTGCTGGAGCGGGACGACGCCGAGGAGACGCTCCTGTCGGTCGCCGACTGCGCCGTCTCCCTGCACCGGGCGGACGGCGGTGTCGGCGGCGACCGCTACGCGCTGCGAATGCTGCACGCCGCGGGGTGCGGGATTCCGGTGATCACAGTGGAACAGGGGGCGGTCGGTGAGCTGTTCGGCTCGTCCGGCGCGGTGCTGGTGGGATGCCACGGCAGTGGCGAACCCGACGTGGAGTCCGCCGCTGCCGCGCTGACCTCGGCCGCCGACGACCCCGGTGAACTCCAGCGGTTCGCCGTCGCGGCGGGGGAACGGCTGTCCCGACAGCTCGCCCCGGGCAGGGCGGGTGAACAGCTGCGGGAGCGCGTGGAGGCGGCCTACCGCAACTGGCGGGCCAAGTGGGCACGCGACCAGCACGCCCCCGACGAGGACCCGTTGCGTCCGCTGCTGATCGCCCGTCACGCGCTGCACCGCCCACCGGAAGTGGGGATGGGTGGGCGCAATGCCGTCACACCCGCGTTGCGCAAGGCCGTGCTCAAGGCGTTGGGCCACTACGACGAGCACATTCGCGACATCATTCGCTCATTGCTGGACGGGGTGGAGAAAACCTCCTCCGAACTGCTTCGCAGGCAGCAGGAACGCGCCGACGACCTCGACATCAACGCGGTACGCGCCGAGCTCACGCAACTCGCCCAGCGACAGGAGCAGCTCGGTTCCCGAGTGGCGGGAGCCGACGACAGCACGGTGCAGGCCCGTACCGAACTGGCGGAGCACGACCGCAGGCTGCGCGGGCTGGAGGAAACCGGCGATTCGTTCGGTCAGCGACAGCTCTCCGAGCTCGCCGAGCGCATCGACAGCCTCACCGGGGCGGTGGAGCGGACACTGGACCGGGTCGACCGGCTGGAACAGCGGATCGAGGAGTCGGAGAAGAGCCAGCAGGAACAGCTGGAGAACGGGTTGCGCCGCAGCGCCCTGGACATCGACAACGCGCTGCGCGGTACCGACGCATTGCGTCGCATCGTGCTGCGGGAGCACGAACGCAACAGCGACACGGCACATCTGCCCGGCACTCCCGTGGTGTGCGAGGCGGGACTGCTGCGGCTGCCCGCCGATGACACCGTGATGCTGCCGTGGCTGTCCTCGCACCACCGCTGGGACGCCGAGGTCTCCGCCCTGATCGACTCCCTGCTGGAGCCGGGTGGGGTCTTCCTCGACGTGGGTGCCTACGTCGGTTACCAGGCGGTCCGCGTGCTCGGCAGGCTCAACCACACCGGGCGTGTGATCGCGGTGGAGCCGGATGCGGTCGCCCGTGAACTGCTGGAGCACAACGCGGAGGTCAACGTCACCGAACGGCTCAGGGAACGGCTCACCGTGTTGGACGGCGCGGCCTGGGACGACGACGGTGAAGTGCTCGGGTTGCCCGCGGGGACCGGAGGGGTGGAAGTGACCGCTTCCGAGGGGACGGGCGGGCAGGCCGTTCCGGACGCGCGTGCTTCAGTCGTCCGGTTGCGGGGGGCGCGTCTCGACGGGGAGCTCAGCAGCGAGCACGGGATCGGTGAGCGCAACCTTTCCGTGGTGCACGTGGATGTCGGATCCAGGGTGCATCGGATCCTGCGCGGGCTGGACGGACTGTTGCGGCAGCACCGCCCTTCCGTGGTGTGCTCGTTCACTCCCTCGGGAATACGGGCACTGGGCGACGAACCGAGCGGTGTGTTGGACGAGTTCACGTCCTGGGGATACGACATCGTGCCGGTGGGCAGGAGCGAGCCGGTGGCACCGGAGCAGTTGATGCGGGCGATCGGTGCTTCGGAGACGAGTACCGTCAAGTTGTGGCTGCGACCCGAGCCGAACACCGAATGATGCCCGGGGCGATCGAGTGGCCTCGGGCGATCGAGTAAATCCGGGTCAAGGGAATGAACTCGACGTCGAGCACGTTGCGGTCATGTCCGCGGCTCATGGGCGAGTCGTGGCCTCGGGAACCGCGGTTCACGCTACAAGGGTGACCCCCTGTTCGAGTGAGCTGTGACGGTGGGCTAGGCTGTAAGAACAAGTGAACAGGAGCCCGCAGGGTTTCGAACGGGCCGGAACGAGCGGGTTGACACCGCTAGTCGGGCCGAGTAAAGTAACTTGGTGCTCCCGACGGGAAGCTGTCGAGGGCGGTTCCGGTGCTTGGCTGATCCGGGTTCTGCTTGGATTCGGACCCCCGGTCTACGGGGTGAGCAGCCGGGTGCTAGAGTAAAAACAGAAGCAATCGGGAACAGCCGGAGAGTTTCGGGCCTCTTGATTGTTCGGATCCACCACGTGCTTGGTGGGTGTGTTCTTTGAGAATTCAACAGTGTTTGTGCACGCGTGTGTGTGTTTGTTTCTTGTCTTTTTTGCTTTGAGTATCAGCTCGCATCGTGCTTGGGTGGCTCTGTGAGGGGCTGCTGGGTGTGGTGTGGGTTGTGCTGGGGTTTGATTTTTTCCATGCATTGTTGGAGAGTTTGATCCTGGCTCAGGACGAACGCTGACGGCGCGCTTCACACATGCAAGTCGAGCGATGGCACCGGCCCTTGTGGTGGGTGTGCAGAGCGGCGGACGGGTGAGTAACACGTGAGTAACCTGCCCTGGGCGTGGGGATAACCCTGGGAAACTGGGGCTAATACCGGATGTCCCTACTGTCTCGCATGGGATGGTGGGGAAAGGTGCATCTTCGTGAGGGGGTGTTCCGGCTTGGGAGGGGCTCGCGGCCCATCAGCTTGTTGGTGCGGTAGTGGCGTACCAAGGCGATGACGGGTAGCCGGCCTGAGAGGGTGATCGGCCACACTGGGACTGAGACACGGCCCAGACTCCTACGGGAGGCAGCAGTGGGGAATTTTGCGCAATGGGCGAAAGCCTGACGCAGCGACGCCGTGTGGGGGAGGACGGCCTTCGGGTTGTAAACCTCTTTCGGCCCTGACGAATGTGACGGTAGGGGCTAAAGAAGCGCCGGCTAACTACGTGCCAGCAGCCGCGGTAATACGTAGGGCGCGAGCGTTGTCCGGATTTACTGGGCGTAAAGGGCTCGTAGGCGGTTTGTCGCGTCGGTCGTGGAAATGTCTGGCTTAACTGGGCACGTGCGGCCGATACGGGCAGACTCGAGGGCGGTAGGGGCAAGCGGAATTCCTGGTGTAGCGGTGAAATGCGCAGATATCAGGAGGAACACCGATGGCGAAGGCAGCTTGCTGGGCCGTTCCTGACGCTGAGGAGCGAAAGCGTGGGTAGCGAACAGGATTAGATACCCTGGTAGTCCATGCTGTAAACGTTGGGCGCTAGGTGTGGGGACCATGCTTGGTGTCCGTGCCGTAGCTAACGCATTAAGCGCCCCGCCTGGGGAGTACGGCCGCAAGGCTAAAACTCAAAGGAATTGACGGGGGCCCGCACAAGCGGCGGAGCATGTGGATTAATTCGATGCAACGCGAAGAACCTTACCTGGGTTTGACATACACCGGATAGCTGTGGAGACATGGTGTCCCTTTGTGGCTGGTGTACAGGTGGTGCATGGCTGTCGTCAGCTCGTGTCGTGAGATGTTGGGTTAAGTCCCGTAACGAGCGCAACCCTTGTCCTGTGTTGCCAGCAGTTCGGCTGGGGACTCGCGGGAGACTGCCGGGGTCAACTCGGAGGAAGGCGGGGACGACGTCAAGTCATCATGCCCCTTATGTCCAGGGCTTCACACATGCTACAATGGCCGGTACAGAGGGTGGCGAGACCGTGAGGTGGAGCGAATCCCTGAAAGCTGGTCTCAGTTCGGATCGGGGTCTGCAACTCGACCCTGTGAAGTCGGAGTCGCTAGTAATCGCAGATCAGCAGTGCTGCGGTGAATACGTTCCCGGGCCTTGTACACACCGCCCGTCACGTCATGAAAGTCGGTAACACCCTAAGCTCATGGTCCAACCACACCTGGTGTGGGGGGCGTGGTCGAAGGTGGGACTGGCGATTGGGACGAAGTCGTAACAAGGTAGCCGTACCGGAAGGTGCGGCTGGATCACCTCCTTTCTAAGGAGCAAGTTTTTCACACAGCTGGCATTCTCAGTGGGGAAAAGGCATGCTTTTTCCGGGGTGCTGGGTGCGCGTGTGCGGCACTGTTGGGTTCTCTAGGGGCACACCCCTTTCGTGGGTGTGGTCTGGTGGTTGGTTGAGAACTGTATAGTGGTGGCGAGTATCTTTTTTGCTTGCTTGTTTTGGTGTGTTTGCTGGGCGTTGTGTGTTGGTTGTGTGTCGTGATGGTAGGCGTACGGTGGATGCCTGGGCACCAGATGCTGATGAAGGACGTGGGAGGCCGCGATAGGCCTGGGGGAGTTGTCAACCGAGCTGTGATCCCAGGGTGTCCGAATGGGGTAACCTGGCCGGGGTGATGCCCGGTCACCGGTGTCTGAAGAGATTAGGGCGCCGGGGGGCACGTGGGGAACTGAAACATCTCAGTACCCGCAGGAAGAGAAAACAAGATGTGATTCCCTGAGTAGTGGTGAGCGAACGGGGAGGATGGCTAAACCGTCTGCGTGTCAAGCCGGTGGGTGTTGCGTGGGCGGGGTTGTGGGAGCGCCTGGTCATTACCACCGTGGTGGCGCTGGGTGTGTGGTGTTAGCTGAAGGTGTTGGAAGGCACTGGCGGAGTGGGTGAGACCCCCGTAGGTGAAGGCACTGCACAGTCTGGTGGGGCGTGGTCCCGAGTAGCGCGGGACTCGTGCAATCTCGTGTGAATCGGCCAGGACCGCCTGGTAAGCCTGAATACGTCTGGTGACCGATAGTGGATGTGTACCGTGAGGGACTGGTGAAAAGTACCCCGGGAGGGGAGTGAAAGAGTTCCTGAAACCGTGCGCTGTTAAACCGTCAGAGCATGCCCTGGTGGTGTGTGATGGCGTGCCTTTTGAAGAATGAGCCTGCGAGTTAGTGGTGCGTGGCGAGGTTAACCCGTGTGGGGGAGCCGGAGCGAAAGCGAGTCTGAATAGGGCGAGGCTAGTCGCGTGCTCTAGACCCGAAACCGAGTGAGCTACCCGTGGCCAGGGTGAAGCGCGGGTAAGACCGTGTGGAGGCCCGAACCCACCAGGGTTGAAAACCTGGGGGATGAGCTGTGGGTAGGGGTGAAAGGCCAATCAAACTCGGAGATAGCTGGTTCTCCCCGAAATGCATTTAGGTGCAGCGTCGCGTGGTGCTTGGTGCAGGTAGAGCGACTGGATGGCTGATGGCCCCGGTGGGGGTACTGACGTCAACTAAACTCCGAATGGCATCAACGTTGGCAGCGTGGCAGTGAGTCCGTGGGGGAGAAGCTCCATGGTCGAGAGGGAAACAGCCCAGATCACCGGCTAAGGCCCCGAAGTGTGTGCTGAGTGGAAAAGGATGTGGGATTGCCGAGACAACCAGGAGGTTGGCTTAGAAGCAGCCATCCTTGAAAGAGTGCGTAACAGCTCACTGGTCAAGTGATCCTGCGCCGATAATGTAGCGGGGCTTGTAAGTACACCGCCGAAGCCGTGACACAGCAGCGTTGCTGTTGTGGGTAGGGGAGCGTCCCGCACGCCGGTGAAGCCGCGGTGCAAACCTGTGGTGGAGGGTGTGGGAGTGAGAATGCAGGCATGAGTAGTGCATGGGCAGTGAGAATCTGTCCCGCCGGAAGACCAAGGGTTCCAGGGCCAGGTTGTTCCGCCCTGGGTGAGTCGGATCCTAAGGCGAGGCCGTCAGGCGTAGTCGACAGGACAACGGGTTGATATTCCCGTACCCGCGTGGCACCGCCCCATACCAGCCCCCATGCAGGGATCGTCAACTCATGGCGGCCATCGGGATTCGTCCTGGTGGTTCGTGTGGGTGGTGGTTGCTGGTGGGTGTGCTGGGCAGCGAGGGGGTGACGCAGGAGGGTAGCCCATCCCGGGCGATGGTTGTCCCGGGGTAACGGTGTAGCACGGCCGCCCAGGCAAATCCGGGTGGCCAGTGGTGTGAGACCGGATGCCGAGCCGGTGTGGCGAAGTGGGTGATCCCCGGCTGCCGAGAAAAGCCTCTAGCGAGGGGCCGCGTGGTCCGTACCCGAAACCGACACAGGTGGTCTGGTAGAGCATACCGAGGCGAGCGGGGTAACCGTGGTTAAGGAATTCGGCAAATTGTCCCCGTAACTTCGGGAGAAGGGGAGCCGCGCCTGGTGATCCCCCATTGGCGGGGTGAGCTGGGGGTGGCCGCAGAGTCTGGGCCCAAGCGACTGTTTACTAAAAACACAGGTCCGTGCGAAGTCGTAAGACGCGGTATACGGACTGACGCCTGCCCGGTGCCGGAACGTTAAGGGGAGTGGTGAACCCTTCGGGGTGAGGCTGCGAACCGAAGCGCCGGTAAACGGCGGTGGTAACTATAACCATCCTAAGGTAGCGAAATTCCTTGTCGGGTAAGTTCCGACCTGCACGAATGGCGTAACGACTTGGGCGCTGTCTCGACCACGGGCCCGACGAAATTGCAGGACGAGTTAAGATGCTCGTTTCGCGCGGCAGGACGGAAAGACCCCGGGACCTTTACTACAGCTTGGTATGGGCGTCTGGTTCGGCTTGTGTAGGATAGGTGGGAAACGGTGAACCACGCACGCCAGTGTGTGGGGAGTTGCTGGTGAAATACCACTCTGGTCGTTCCGGGCGTCTAACCTCGGTCCGTGACCCGGATCAGGGACAGTGCCTGGTGGGTAGTTTAACTGGGGCGGTTGCCTCCTAAAAGGTAACGGAGGCGCCCAATGGTTCCCTCAGCCTGGACGGAAACCAGGTGGCGCGTGTAAGTGCACAAGGGAGCTTGACTGTGAGACCGACGGGTCGAGCAGGTGCGAAAGCAGGGACTAGTGATCCGGCACCGGCATGCGGATGCGGTGTCGCTCAACGGATAAAAGGTACCCCGGGGATAACAGGCTGATCTTGCCCAAGAGTCCATATCGACGGCATGGTTTGGCACCTCGATGTCGGCTCGTCGCATCCTGGGGCTGGAGTGGGTCCCAAGGGTTGGGCTGTTCGCCCATTAAAGCGGCACGCGAGCTGGGTTTAGAACGTCGTGAGACAGTTCGGTCCCTATCCGCCGCGCGCGTGTGGAGACGTGCGGGGAGCTGTCCCTAGTACGAGAGGACCGGGACGGACGAACCTCTAGTGTGCCAGTTGTCCCGCCAGGGGCACGGCTGGTTGGCCATGTTCGGCACGGATAACCGCTGAAAGCATCTAAGCGGGAAGCCCACCCCAAGATGACGTCTCCCACCCCCCGTAAGGGGGGATAAGGCACCCAGCAGATGACTGGGTTGATAGGCCCGACATGTACGCACAGCGATGTGTTCAGTGGACGGGTACTAACCCGCCGAACGGCGACACCCCCCCAACACACCGCCCACACACGCACCAACCCGCAAGCACCCGCGATCTCGCCACCACTATACGGCTCCCAACACAGCCACCACCCCCTGGACAATTCAATACCGGCTGAACCCCCATCAGCCCCCAATGGTTTTTTGGGTCGGTGGCCACAGCGGAGGAGACACGCCCGGCATCCATCCCGAACCCGGCAGCTAAGCCCTCCAGCGCCCCAGGTACTGCACCCCCACGGGTGTGGGAGACACGGACACCGCCGACCCAACCCCCCCCAAACCGGCCCCACCCACCAGGGTGGGGCCGGACCCATACCCAGCCCCTTACGGCTCGTCCCCACTGCTCCGGACCGCGGAATTCCTCGTTCTATCCTCGTATCGTGAGTGAAAACATCAGTTCGACGGAATCAGGGGCCGACCACGGCGCAGGCCCCGGACAGTCTTCCCGCGCGATGCCGCCCAAACCGCGCAGCCACGAGGTGACCGACGGTATGGAACGCGCGGCCGCTCGCGGCATGTTGCGCGCTGTCGGTATGCAGGACGGCGACTTCGCCAAACCGCAGATCGGCGTGGCTTCCTCCTGGAACGAGATAACCCCCTGCAATCTCTCGCTGCAGCGACTGGCGGGAAGTGCCAAGGACGGAGTGCACGCGGCCAACGGCTACCCGCTGGAATTCGGAACCATCTCCGTTTCCGACGGCATCTCGATGGGGCACGAGGGGATGCACTACTCGCTGGTGTCCCGCGAGATGATCGCGGACTCGGTGGAGACCGTGATGCAGGCCGAACGACTCGACGGTTCGCTGCTGCTGGCGGGCTGCGACAAGAGTCTGCCCGGAATGCTCATGGCCGCGGCCCGACTGGATCTCGCGTCGGTGTTCATCTACGCGGGATCCATCCTGCCTGGAAAGGTGGACGGGCGCGAGGTCACGATCATCGACGCCTTCGAAGCGGTGGGTGCCTGCTCGCGGGGGCTCATCCCACGCTCGGAGGTAGACCGCATCGAACGCGCGATCTGCCCCGGCGAAGGGGCGTGCGGTGGGATGTACACCGCGAACACGATGGCTTGCGCCGCGGAGGCGTTGGGCATGTCGTTGCCGGGTTCGGCGAGCCCACCATCGGTGGACCGTCGTCGTGACGCCGGCGCCAGGGCCGCCGGTGAGGCCGTGGTGGGGATGCTGGAGAAAGGCATCACCGCCCGCGACGTGTTGACCAAGGAAGCCTTCGAGAACGCCATCGCGGTGGTCATGGCGTTCGGCGGTTCCACCAACGCGGTACTGCACCTGCTGGCCATAGCGAACGAGGCGGGCGTCGAGCTGACCCTCGAGGACTTCAACCGTGTGGGGGACCGTACCCCACATCTCGCCGACGTGAAGCCGTTCGGTGAATACGTGATGACCGCGGTGGACCGTATCGGTGGTGTTCCCGTCGTGATGAAGGCACTGCTGGACGCGGGGCTCATCCACGGCGACTGTCTGACCGTGACCGGTCGTACCGTGGCAGAGAACCTCGCCGAGCTCGAACCCCCGGAGCTGGACGGCTCGGTGATTCATCGACTCTCCGACCCGATACATCCCACCGGTGGTCTGACGGTGCTGCGGGGCTCGTTGGCTCCGGAAGGCGCCGTCGTGAAGAGCGCGGGATTCGACACCGCACGCTTCGAGGGCACGGCCAGGGTGTTCGACGGGGAGCAGGCCGCGATGGACGCCGTGGAGAACAACACCCTGAGCGCTGGGGACGTGGTGGTCATCCGTTACGAGGGGCCCAGGGGCGGTCCGGGCATGCGCGAGATGCTCGCCGTCACCGGTGCGATCAAGGGCGCGGGCCTGGGCAAGGACGTTCTGCTGCTCACCGACGGCCGGTTCTCCGGAGGGACGACCGGATTGTGCATCGGCCACGTCGCACCGGAGGCCACCGACGGTGGTCCGATCGCCCTGGTCGCCGATGGCGACCCGATCCGACTGGATCTGGCGGACCGGAAACTGGACCTGCTGGTTTCGGACGAGGAGCTGTCGCGTCGCGAGCAGCGGTGGCAGCCGCCGGAGCCGAAGTACCGCAGTGGCGTGCTGGGCAAGTACGCCAAGCTGGTCGGTTCCGCTGCCAACGGTGCGGTCTGCTGACCCGATCGCCCGCGTCGCGGTCTCGCCCGACGTCATCGGAACCGGACTTCGCAGGGGACGTTCGATCGAGTTGACGCCCGGCCGGTTCGACCGGACCGCCGGGGAACGTGCCGGATTCCCGGGACACTCCCCGGCGGGCTGTCGGCGTGCCTCGTGGGTCAGGTCGGCATGCTCATCTCGAGCAGCGGATTGTTCGAGGGCTGCTCGCTGCCGCCCGCCGGTTCCACGGTTATGCCGATGGCACGGGTGTTCGGCGGAATCTCGGCCGTCATCGCCGACATGTTGCCGCTGGACTCCTGCCGCAGCAGTCCGGCCGACTCCGCGCCGTAATCGCCGAGGAACCACAGTTGGTAAACCCGTTCCGGCGGTGCGGGTTCCATACCGGAGCCCAGGAACATGACTTTGTCCATGCGTTCGGACATCACCGTGACGGCTTCCATGTCACCCGTACTGGTGGTGGCGACCTTGGCGTCCGGTGCTCGTACGAGTCGCTCCACCGCCGCGTCACGATCCGCGCGTGCCTGCTGCAACTCTTGCTGAGTGTTCCACGCCAGGGCACCGAAACCGGCGGCCAGTACGACACCGACGATCGCCGCCGCCGTCGCCAGCCGCGTGCCCCACGACGCCCGACGGTTCACCCCCCGATTACCGCGGCGTCGTGGTCGTTCCGCTGTGGCGGGGGACTCCTGCCGGGTGCGCGAGACTTCCGACAGCACCCGCTGCTTGAACTCCTCCGGAGGCTCGACAGCGGTGGTTCTCCCCAGGTAAGCGGCCGTTTCCCGGAACTGGCGCACCTCCTCCGCACAGTCCGAGCACGAGGCCATGTGCCGTTCGAAGGCCACCCGCTCGGTCTCCGACAGCGCGTCCAGCACGTAGGCCCCCGTCAACGTGGCCATGTCCGTGTTCATTTGCCCACCCCCAGGCAGTCCCGGAGTCGGATAAGCCCGTCCCGCAGCCGCGTTTTCAGCGTGGACGCCGGTGTGCTCAGCAATCCGGCCGCTTCCCGGTAGGTGTAGCCACGGTAGTAGGTCAGCATCACCGACTCACGTTGAATCTCGGTCAGTGTGGACAGACACTTGCGTACCTGTTGCTGCTCCCAGCGGGAGGCCACGGTCTCCGACACCTCGTCGAACGGGCGACTCTGCTCCCGCGAGCCGGCACGGCTCTCACGGTCGGTGGCGGCCTGCGCCGAGCGCACGCGGTCCACCGCGCGGCGGTGTGCCAACGTCAGGACCCAGGTGAGCACGCTGCCCTTGCCAGCGCTGTAGTGCGTGGCGCTGCGCCAGACCTCCACCAGGACTTCCTGCGCCACCTCCTCGGACTGGGCGGTGTCGCGCACGATGCGCTGCACCAGGCCGAACACCGAGCCGGCGATCAGGTCGTAGAGCCGCTCGAAGGCCTGTTCGTCCCCCTTCGCCACCTCGGCGAGCAACGCCTCGGTGTCCGGGCCGTGCTCCGAGGCCTCCTCGAGCTCCTCGGAATCGCGCAACCACCGTTTCGATCGGTGACTCGCGGGGTTCTCCATCGCGCCGCTCCTTTCTGCGCGTTACCCGCTGTCCCGGGCGCCGTCGGTGGTGGGTTTGGCGAAGGCGAGCTGCCACACGTCCAGATATCGTGCGCGGAATCCCGCTTCACTGTATGCCAGGTAGAACTCCCACATGCGCCGGAACCGCTCGTTGAATCCGAGCCCGGCGATGTGCTCGCGCTGCCGAGTGAACTCCGCGCGCCATTGCCGCAGGGTTTCGGCGTAGCTTTGCCCGAAAGCGTGTCGTTCCACAGGGTGAATACCGGTGTGCTCGGACACGATGCGCTCGATGGCCGGGATCGAGGGCAGCTGCCCGCCCGGGAAGATGTACTTGTGGATCCAGGTGTAGGAGTCCCGGGTCGCCAGCATCCGTTCGTGCGGCATCGTGATCGCCTGGACAACCGCACGACCCCCGGGCGTCAGCAGCCGGTCGAGCTTCGTGAAGAACCTGTCCCAGTACTCCGCGCCGACGGCTTCGATCATCTCCAGGCTGATCACCGCGTCGAACTCTCCGTCGGCCTGCCGGTAGTCGCGCAGCTCGACGTCGACGCGATCGGCCAACCCCGCTCGCTCGACGCGCTCCACGGCGAGCGCACGTTGCTGCTCCGAAAGGGTCAGCGTGGTGACCCGTGCGCCGCGCCGCGCCGCTCGGATCGCCAGCGATCCCCAGCCGCTGCCGATCTCCAGCAGCCTGGTCCCCTCCACCACACCGGCCGCGTCGAGCGCCCGGTCGAGTTTGCAC
This portion of the Actinopolyspora lacussalsi genome encodes:
- a CDS encoding FkbM family methyltransferase (product_source=TIGR01444; cath_funfam=3.40.50.150; cog=COG0438; superfamily=46966,53335,53756; tigrfam=TIGR01444) → MNDPLDHSESNQWPSADPEGLGSADEFVDEPAWPAELPEDESTRPADDGNGFPAPHGCTVARHGQLAGARVLRDSFLRCHPGGRFTILLLDFDTDLEADLREEVSTPVDIGIDDVEFSRLATACGGEPLNSVVLPGLLARLLRSEPLVLYLSPVVRVFGSFGEPLAALGDEAPLGLAPRVIRPLPADGLRPGSRDLARAGSFDPNLLAVTHGAERVLDEWAQRVRAEPDAAAEFFEGLPAMVEHRVLRDPGVGLSVYNAGQRELETSDGAYTVDGYPLRTVHFEGFEPQRPWLFSAEYSDRPRVLLSESPPLAQLCAGYRNALVSRGMTSERASPFDELPDGTVLPTSLRAAYRAQWLSAESSGEPVVPSPFEPAGPERDPFAEFLEWAGSPADEQQRAAGCSRWDFALWQDDQVLRRDYPLPLTDDAAAFREWCAGVGVASGRVPARLARSRGTDDSEMTDQLGVAVVGTGRLAELVRLAVRTSGIPNSDDARYPVVLRCDPSVPVPAGHHLIDIRPDGGADPADTTPASGEPTELWALSQAGRHAARHVGVQARVLALPFPEREPTEPAIRQTARERLGIDQEFVFAAFADHAEEHRANVLGLVTAFGAAFGSRTDVRLVVAVSGAAEHPEAAERLRLATTTDHRILLLERDDAEETLLSVADCAVSLHRADGGVGGDRYALRMLHAAGCGIPVITVEQGAVGELFGSSGAVLVGCHGSGEPDVESAAAALTSAADDPGELQRFAVAAGERLSRQLAPGRAGEQLRERVEAAYRNWRAKWARDQHAPDEDPLRPLLIARHALHRPPEVGMGGRNAVTPALRKAVLKALGHYDEHIRDIIRSLLDGVEKTSSELLRRQQERADDLDINAVRAELTQLAQRQEQLGSRVAGADDSTVQARTELAEHDRRLRGLEETGDSFGQRQLSELAERIDSLTGAVERTLDRVDRLEQRIEESEKSQQEQLENGLRRSALDIDNALRGTDALRRIVLREHERNSDTAHLPGTPVVCEAGLLRLPADDTVMLPWLSSHHRWDAEVSALIDSLLEPGGVFLDVGAYVGYQAVRVLGRLNHTGRVIAVEPDAVARELLEHNAEVNVTERLRERLTVLDGAAWDDDGEVLGLPAGTGGVEVTASEGTGGQAVPDARASVVRLRGARLDGELSSEHGIGERNLSVVHVDVGSRVHRILRGLDGLLRQHRPSVVCSFTPSGIRALGDEPSGVLDEFTSWGYDIVPVGRSEPVAPEQLMRAIGASETSTVKLWLRPEPNTE
- a CDS encoding dihydroxy-acid dehydratase (product_source=KO:K01687; cog=COG0129; ko=KO:K01687; pfam=PF00920; superfamily=143975,52016; tigrfam=TIGR00110) encodes the protein MSENISSTESGADHGAGPGQSSRAMPPKPRSHEVTDGMERAAARGMLRAVGMQDGDFAKPQIGVASSWNEITPCNLSLQRLAGSAKDGVHAANGYPLEFGTISVSDGISMGHEGMHYSLVSREMIADSVETVMQAERLDGSLLLAGCDKSLPGMLMAAARLDLASVFIYAGSILPGKVDGREVTIIDAFEAVGACSRGLIPRSEVDRIERAICPGEGACGGMYTANTMACAAEALGMSLPGSASPPSVDRRRDAGARAAGEAVVGMLEKGITARDVLTKEAFENAIAVVMAFGGSTNAVLHLLAIANEAGVELTLEDFNRVGDRTPHLADVKPFGEYVMTAVDRIGGVPVVMKALLDAGLIHGDCLTVTGRTVAENLAELEPPELDGSVIHRLSDPIHPTGGLTVLRGSLAPEGAVVKSAGFDTARFEGTARVFDGEQAAMDAVENNTLSAGDVVVIRYEGPRGGPGMREMLAVTGAIKGAGLGKDVLLLTDGRFSGGTTGLCIGHVAPEATDGGPIALVADGDPIRLDLADRKLDLLVSDEELSRREQRWQPPEPKYRSGVLGKYAKLVGSAANGAVC